A window from Oncorhynchus mykiss isolate Arlee chromosome 9, USDA_OmykA_1.1, whole genome shotgun sequence encodes these proteins:
- the LOC110531251 gene encoding protein FAM107B-like: protein MEGAYNSKKVLPQRPGFRHHRKENYVCRDALSRQSTECSEVQEASQSQLQQSRVKLNGSTVETPSHHDLHRELLVSTKRGLLPGEKPELKRVLEQRRLEQHREQELALQPPLELETELRKRQQILLEYEQEEIRRREEQEREVPEFVRVKDNLRRTQVSGQ from the exons ATGGAAGGGGCATACAACTCAAAGAAA GTGCTTCCTCAGCGGCCAGGATTTCGGCACCATAGAAAAG AGAACTATGTGTGCCGCGACGCCCTGTCCCGGCAGTCTACAGAGTGTAGTGAGGTCCAGGAGGCGAGCCAGTCCCAGCTGCAGCAGTCCAGGGTGAAGCTGAACGGCTCCACTGTGGAGACACCCAGTCACCACGACCTGCACCGCGAACTGTTGGTCAGCACCAAACG AGGTCTGTTGCCAGGAGAGAAGCCTGAGCTGAAGCGAGTCCTGGAACAGAGGAGGCTGGAGCAGCACAGAGAGCAGGAACTGGCTCTACAGCCTCCTCTGGAACTGGAGACGGAGCTACGCAAGAGACAGCAGATACTGCTGGAG TATGAGCAGGAGGAGATCAGGCGcagggaggagcaggagagagaagtCCCTGAGTTTGTACGTGTAAAGGACAACCTGAGACGCACACAGGTGTCTGGGCAGTGA